In Risungbinella massiliensis, the genomic stretch AAAATTACCGATTTCCTGTGCCGTCAAGTAGTACTCTCTTTCGGTATCACTCAATTCTTGCCTTCTCCGAGGACTCCGCTTTACTTCATACTCAAAACGCATTCTCTCATTTGGATAGACTACCACGACTGCAAATTGGTTTCCAGCCTGATCACGGATTGAAACCATTTCTGGCTCATGAGTCAATTCGATGATCTGAACGGGAGCACCATATAAAATGTCGTTAGGCCATGCAAGTAACATCGTGATGGGGTAATGATTGACATTGTGATATTCATACAAAATGGTAATTGGTTTCATGCGGTTCCTCCGGTCCGCAAAAATAGAGTCTATACCAAGTTACCAAAAAATCTTTCTTTTCGAAATCCCTTTTCTCTCCGAAAAGTACATTTTCCGTTGAAATGTAGAAACGCTATAATAAAACAAAGGAGGATATGACATGAGTGAAACCAAACGCTTGCCACTTCGTTCGGAAGTTGATCCGAACTTTACGTGGCGATTAGAAGAAATTTTTGCAACAGATGAAGATTGGGAGCAGGAATATCAAGCAGTAAAACAACAACTCCCACAACTAGAAAACTATCGCGGTAAATTAGGTGCATCATCCGGTGATTTACTTGCTGCACTTTCCTTCCGAGATGAACTCAGTTCTCGTTTAGGCAAATTGTATGTCTATGCTCGGATGCGGTACGATCAAGATACAACCAATGCCCATTATCAAGCTTATAACGATCGGGTATCCTCATTACATACAGAAGCGAGTAGCTACTTCTCCTTCTATCGTCCAGAGATCTTAGCGATTCCCGAAGAAAAATTAAAACGCTTCCTTGAAGAAAATCAAGAGCTTCGACTTTATGAACTAATGTTGAAAGAGCTAACACGCTTCCGCCCTCATGTTCTCTCTGACAAAGAAGAAGCATTACTCGCTCAAGCATCTGAAGTGTTAAATGCATCGAGTAAAACTTATTCACTGCTTAACAACGCAGATTTGGAGTTTCCTTCCGTTGTCAATGAACATGGTGAAAAAGTGGAGATTACCCACGGACGCTTTATTACACTTATGGAAAGCAAGGATCGTCGGGTACGCCAAGAAGCATTCGCAAAAGTTTATGACACTTATGGTAAAGTGCTAAACACGATGGCTAGTACCCTTAGTGCTACCGTCAAAGAACATAACTTCAGCGCCAAAGTACGTCATTATGATACGGCACGGCAAGCAGCCTTATTCTCTAATAACATCCCAGAAAGCGTCTATGATCAACTTATTGATACTGTTCATGAACATCTACCACTTCTCCACCGCTATCTAGAGATCCGTAAACGTGCTCTCAAACTAGACGAACTTCATCTCTATGATCTCTATTGCCCACTTGTTGCCGATGTGGAGATGAAGATAACTTATCCAGAAGCCCAACAAATACTATTAAAAGGCCTTGCCCCACTCGGAAAAGATTATCTTACTATCCTGCAAAAGGCATTTGACGAGCGCTGGGTTGATGTCTATGAGAACAAAGGGAAACGAAGTGGTGCCTACTCTTTCGGAACGTATGGTACCAATCCGTACATCCTGATGAACTGGCACGACAACGTTGACAACCTTTTTACACTTGCACATGAATTTGGGCATTCGCTACACAGCTATCATACTCGCAAACACCAACCTTATCCTTATGGTGACTACACTATTTTCGTAGCAGAAGTAGCTTCTACGTTGAATGAAAACTTGCTAAATGAATATCTACTCCAAACAACAAAAGACAAGACAAAGCGTCTCTATCTCATCAACCACCATTTAGACAAATTCCGGGGAACGGTTTATCGCCAGACGATGTTCGCCGAATTTGAAAAAATAACGCATCAAAAGTCGCTGGCAGGCGAAGCTCTTACCGCAGAGAACCTGACTAAATGGTACTATGAACTCAACCAAAAATATTACGGTACTGGAATTGTCGTAGATGAAGCGATTGGGAAAGAATGGGCACGGATCCCTCATTTCTACTATGACTTCTATGTGTATCAGTACGCTACTGGATTTAGCGCTGCCACTGCTCTCTCCAAGCAAATTTTAGAAGAAGGAGAACCAGCTGTAAAACGCTATCTCGAGTTCTTATCATCTGGATCGTCTGCTGATTCCATTACTCTCCTAAATCGTGCAGGAGTGGATATGACCTCACCTGATCCAATTCGTCAAGCATTTGTAGTGTTCAAAGAATACCTCGATGAGTTGGAAACGTTGCTTGGTTAGAAAACGCTATTAAACCGATGAGCCTTTTCTAATCTCTGATATATACCTTTATTGGGTATGAGCCTGTTTTCTTCCAACAAACAATAAAAAGCGTCTTTGCTTGTGTTCCCTGAAGCAAGACGCTTTTTCCCCTTCTTATGGGCGATAGCTGACTGATACTTGAGATGCTCCCATTCCCAACTGTTGTTTTGCTAAATCGAGTATCTTTACTACTTGGGCATTTTTGAGATCACTACTT encodes the following:
- the pepF gene encoding oligoendopeptidase F, with amino-acid sequence MSETKRLPLRSEVDPNFTWRLEEIFATDEDWEQEYQAVKQQLPQLENYRGKLGASSGDLLAALSFRDELSSRLGKLYVYARMRYDQDTTNAHYQAYNDRVSSLHTEASSYFSFYRPEILAIPEEKLKRFLEENQELRLYELMLKELTRFRPHVLSDKEEALLAQASEVLNASSKTYSLLNNADLEFPSVVNEHGEKVEITHGRFITLMESKDRRVRQEAFAKVYDTYGKVLNTMASTLSATVKEHNFSAKVRHYDTARQAALFSNNIPESVYDQLIDTVHEHLPLLHRYLEIRKRALKLDELHLYDLYCPLVADVEMKITYPEAQQILLKGLAPLGKDYLTILQKAFDERWVDVYENKGKRSGAYSFGTYGTNPYILMNWHDNVDNLFTLAHEFGHSLHSYHTRKHQPYPYGDYTIFVAEVASTLNENLLNEYLLQTTKDKTKRLYLINHHLDKFRGTVYRQTMFAEFEKITHQKSLAGEALTAENLTKWYYELNQKYYGTGIVVDEAIGKEWARIPHFYYDFYVYQYATGFSAATALSKQILEEGEPAVKRYLEFLSSGSSADSITLLNRAGVDMTSPDPIRQAFVVFKEYLDELETLLG